From Candidatus Binataceae bacterium, the proteins below share one genomic window:
- a CDS encoding nuclear transport factor 2 family protein, with amino-acid sequence MHQAGYAALLRALSVRSAAISLALLAPCLLRSPVLAQAAPAGRIVTTTRLVAEFSDLESRLNLAIQRKDKAALNKLLSPDFEEWTPAPPGAPIPLERWMDKVLSGNVRSFEIRQMAVETIGEAAVVSFVEARRALCDGRECASTSFVVDLWQREGGTRRLRARYASESSPPSSVTPATPSGRE; translated from the coding sequence ATGCATCAAGCGGGTTATGCCGCGCTCCTGCGAGCGCTCTCGGTGCGGAGCGCCGCGATCTCCCTCGCGCTGCTTGCGCCTTGCCTGCTTCGGTCGCCCGTCCTTGCGCAGGCGGCCCCGGCCGGGCGCATTGTTACCACCACGCGGCTCGTCGCCGAATTCTCCGATCTGGAATCGCGACTCAACCTCGCGATTCAGCGCAAGGACAAGGCCGCGCTCAACAAGCTCCTGTCGCCGGACTTCGAGGAGTGGACGCCCGCGCCGCCGGGCGCTCCGATTCCGCTCGAGCGGTGGATGGACAAGGTGCTGAGCGGCAACGTGCGGTCATTCGAGATTCGCCAGATGGCGGTCGAAACGATAGGTGAGGCCGCCGTCGTTAGCTTCGTGGAAGCCCGGCGCGCGCTCTGCGACGGGCGCGAGTGCGCCTCGACTTCGTTCGTGGTCGACCTATGGCAGCGCGAGGGCGGAACCCGGCGCTTGCGCGCGCGTTACGCGAGCGAAAGCTCGCCGCCGTCATCCGTCACGCCGGCTACTCCGAGCGGCAGAGAGTGA
- a CDS encoding thaumatin family protein — translation MVRFLPLLSLTALLPAAILSGTAAAAGCASNQRKLVISNHSSRNLWLGGGGGALRSVCVVDANTSCLAAADTINATTGACSCGTQQGTLACPGTAQSTGPGTNGGLNCACTSDVECGTGAGCNPNTNLCYFLLPSNPVAHSGGSNPFTWELKKSTSPPRVGGWAAFCLDRASVSWNGTTIPSEVWWSGGIFARTGCDPDGTNCATGDCGASPNSNCSAGVGGSNPATIAEFTLQTKANDFYDISVINGANVAEQMQPIPAPTAAPGSVSAAYWCKTPGLKIFQGGKCNWKFAEYTRKVHYPAGEVHNYTSFLMGTSQRCSTANTPNGCPADYTCSGAPGGCYLRCTPGVTTCPGSLKCLPAQDGNDYCQCNAEAACSGKGYCGTQFIPGLGIYLQQCGSFDGWWSADDFCGAYPNADIGPLHCGDLITDGDGAHQTTLASLFTCAAKNGNSAGNATSCYNQGTAQTYPATCCGCATYDQDDPDGFSRFWPKNGTSKCAAVGNIRANDVVWDAEIQPWLVNLKRACPTAYSYPYDDPTSTFQCRGKGADNMLGYRVMFLNLPKPPAP, via the coding sequence ATGGTGCGTTTTCTGCCGTTGCTTTCTCTGACGGCTTTGCTGCCTGCAGCGATATTGAGTGGGACGGCGGCGGCCGCGGGATGCGCATCGAACCAGCGCAAGCTCGTAATCAGCAACCACAGCTCGCGCAATCTCTGGCTCGGCGGCGGCGGCGGCGCGCTTCGCTCCGTCTGCGTCGTGGACGCCAACACGAGTTGTCTCGCAGCCGCGGACACGATTAACGCTACGACCGGAGCGTGCAGCTGCGGGACACAGCAGGGAACGCTCGCATGCCCGGGAACCGCGCAAAGCACGGGCCCGGGAACCAACGGGGGCCTGAACTGCGCCTGCACCTCGGATGTGGAATGCGGTACCGGCGCGGGCTGCAACCCGAACACCAACCTGTGCTACTTCCTGCTCCCCAGCAACCCGGTGGCGCACTCGGGCGGGTCGAATCCGTTCACCTGGGAGCTCAAGAAGTCCACGAGTCCACCGCGGGTGGGCGGATGGGCCGCATTTTGCCTCGACCGGGCGTCGGTGAGCTGGAACGGCACCACGATTCCGTCCGAGGTATGGTGGAGCGGCGGAATCTTTGCCCGCACCGGTTGCGACCCCGACGGGACCAACTGCGCCACGGGCGACTGCGGCGCGTCGCCCAACTCGAATTGCAGTGCCGGCGTGGGCGGGAGTAACCCTGCAACGATCGCCGAGTTTACCTTGCAGACCAAAGCGAATGACTTTTACGACATCAGCGTGATCAACGGCGCGAACGTCGCCGAACAGATGCAGCCGATTCCCGCGCCGACCGCCGCGCCCGGCTCGGTCTCCGCGGCTTACTGGTGCAAAACCCCGGGGCTGAAGATCTTTCAGGGTGGCAAGTGTAACTGGAAGTTTGCGGAGTACACGCGCAAGGTGCATTATCCTGCCGGCGAGGTGCACAACTATACTTCTTTTCTGATGGGCACCTCACAACGTTGCTCCACCGCGAACACGCCAAACGGGTGCCCGGCTGACTACACCTGCAGCGGCGCGCCCGGCGGATGTTACCTCCGGTGCACTCCGGGGGTTACGACCTGCCCAGGCAGCCTCAAGTGCCTTCCGGCGCAGGACGGTAACGACTACTGTCAATGCAACGCGGAAGCCGCATGCTCGGGTAAGGGTTACTGCGGTACTCAGTTCATTCCGGGGCTGGGTATCTATCTGCAGCAGTGCGGAAGCTTCGACGGCTGGTGGAGCGCTGACGACTTTTGCGGCGCTTACCCCAACGCCGATATCGGTCCGCTCCACTGTGGCGATCTGATAACTGACGGCGACGGCGCGCATCAGACCACGCTCGCTTCGCTGTTTACATGCGCTGCCAAGAACGGCAACAGCGCCGGCAACGCCACTTCCTGCTACAACCAGGGCACCGCGCAGACTTATCCTGCCACCTGCTGCGGATGCGCCACCTACGATCAGGACGATCCCGACGGATTCAGCAGATTTTGGCCCAAGAACGGCACCAGCAAGTGCGCGGCGGTCGGCAACATCAGGGCAAACGACGTGGTTTGGGATGCGGAGATCCAGCCGTGGCTGGTCAACCTCAAGCGGGCATGTCCGACCGCCTATAGCTATCCGTATGACGACCCGACCAGTACGTTTCAATGCCGCGGCAAAGGCGCCGACAATATGCTCGGATATCGGGTGATGTTCCTGAACCTGCCGAAGCCGCCGGCGCCGTAG
- a CDS encoding TrpB-like pyridoxal phosphate-dependent enzyme: MGTQMSQVKFLLDESEIPTHWYNVVADMPNPPAPPLGPDGTPIGPDALAAIFPPALIEQEVSRERWIPIPEPVREIYRLWRPTPLYRALRLEQALGTPARIYYKYEGVSPAGSHKPNTSVAQAYFNRQAGIRRLATETGAGQWGSALAMAGRMFGIDVRVYMVRISYEQKPFRRSMMEAWGAEVLASPSTQTNSGRKVLARQPNSPGSLGIAISEAVEEAASRNDTNYALGSVLNHVLLHQSVIGLEARKQFEKAGDYPDVIFACCGGGSNFGGTAFPFFADKASGRTVRLVAVEPESCPTLTRGHYAYDSGDEAGLTPLMLMYTLGRSFIPPAIHAGGLRYHGDSPLVSQLHHEGLVDALAVPQRATFEAGLTFARTEGIIPAPETNHAIRAAIDEALRCRQSGERKTIFLTLSGHGHFDMAAYDRYLSGGLEDSPLPDEAIKAALASLPKVAQAAR; encoded by the coding sequence ATGGGGACCCAGATGTCACAGGTCAAATTCCTGCTCGACGAGTCCGAGATTCCGACGCACTGGTACAACGTGGTGGCCGACATGCCCAACCCGCCGGCGCCGCCGCTTGGCCCCGACGGCACGCCGATCGGCCCGGACGCGCTGGCAGCGATTTTTCCACCCGCGCTGATCGAACAGGAGGTCTCACGCGAGCGCTGGATCCCGATTCCGGAACCGGTGCGCGAGATATACCGCCTGTGGCGTCCGACGCCGCTTTACCGCGCACTGCGCCTGGAGCAGGCGCTGGGGACGCCGGCCCGCATCTATTACAAGTACGAGGGCGTCAGCCCGGCCGGCTCGCACAAGCCCAACACCTCGGTTGCGCAGGCCTACTTCAACCGCCAAGCCGGGATCCGCCGGCTCGCGACGGAAACCGGCGCCGGCCAGTGGGGCTCAGCGCTCGCGATGGCGGGGCGGATGTTTGGGATCGACGTCCGCGTTTACATGGTGCGAATAAGCTACGAGCAGAAGCCCTTCCGACGATCGATGATGGAGGCATGGGGGGCGGAGGTGCTCGCGAGCCCGTCGACGCAGACCAACTCGGGACGCAAAGTGCTCGCGCGCCAGCCCAACTCGCCGGGCTCACTCGGCATCGCGATTTCCGAGGCGGTCGAAGAGGCAGCCTCGCGCAACGACACCAACTACGCACTGGGCTCGGTGCTCAACCACGTCCTGCTCCATCAGAGCGTGATCGGGCTGGAAGCCAGGAAGCAGTTCGAGAAAGCGGGCGACTATCCCGACGTGATCTTCGCCTGTTGCGGAGGCGGATCCAATTTCGGCGGTACCGCCTTTCCCTTCTTCGCCGATAAGGCGAGCGGACGCACGGTGCGCCTGGTCGCGGTCGAGCCCGAGTCCTGCCCGACGCTGACTCGCGGCCATTACGCCTACGACTCGGGCGACGAGGCCGGGCTCACCCCGCTGATGCTGATGTACACGCTGGGGCGCAGCTTCATCCCCCCCGCGATTCACGCCGGCGGCCTGCGCTACCACGGCGACTCGCCTCTGGTCTCGCAGCTCCATCACGAGGGCCTGGTGGACGCTCTGGCAGTGCCGCAGCGCGCGACCTTCGAGGCCGGGCTCACCTTCGCCCGCACGGAGGGGATCATCCCGGCGCCCGAGACCAACCATGCGATCCGGGCGGCGATTGACGAGGCGCTTCGCTGCAGGCAGAGTGGCGAGCGCAAGACGATCTTCTTAACCCTCTCCGGCCACGGCCATTTCGACATGGCGGCCTACGATCGTTACCTAAGCGGCGGGCTTGAGGATTCTCCGCTTCCCGACGAGGCGATAAAGGCGGCGCTGGCCAGCCTGCCCAAGGTCGCCCAGGCTGCGCGCTGA